The Tachyglossus aculeatus isolate mTacAcu1 chromosome 4, mTacAcu1.pri, whole genome shotgun sequence genome contains a region encoding:
- the LHX9 gene encoding LIM/homeobox protein Lhx9 isoform X4, with translation MLFHGISGGHIQGIMEEMERRSKTESRLAKGGQMNGREASLPPSSPEKPALCAGCGGKISDRYYLLAVDKQWHLRCLKCCECKLALESELTCFAKDGSIYCKEDYYRRFSVQRCARCHLGISASEMVMRAREAVYHLSCFTCTTCTKTLTTGDHFGMKDNLVYCRAHFETLMQGDYPPQLSYTELAAKGGGLALPYFNGAGPGTVQKGRPRKRKSPALGVDIVNYSSAGCNENEADHLDRDQQPYPPSQKTKRMRTSFKHHQLRTMKSYFAINHNPDAKDLKQLAQKTGLTKRVLQVWFQNARAKFRRNLLRQENGGVDKADGTSLPAQPSADSGALTPPGTATTLTDLTNPTITVVTSVTSNLDSHESGSPSQTTLTNLF, from the exons ATGCTTTTCCACGGGATCTCCGGAGGCCATATCCAAGGgatcatggaggagatggagaggagatccAAGACGGAATCCCGCCTGGCCAAAGGAGGGCAGATGAACGGCAGAGAAGCG AGCTTGCCCCCTTCGAGTCCCGAAAAGCCTGCTTTGTGCGCTGGTTGTGGAGGGAAGATCTCAGACAGATATTACCTGCTGGCTGTGGACAAACAATGGCACCTCAGGTGTCTTAAATGCTGTGAATGtaaactggctttggagtcagagctcacctGCTTTGCCAAGGATGGTAGCATTTACTGCAAGGAGGATTATTACAG AAGGTTCTCCGTGCAGAGATGTGCCCGCTGCCACCTTGGCATTTCCGCCTCCGAGATGGTCATGAGGGCCCGGGAGGCCGTCTATCACCTGAGCTGCTTCACCTGCACCACCTGCACCAAGACCCTGACCACCGGCGACCACTTCGGCATGAAGGACAACCTGGTGTACTGCCGGGCCCACTTCGAGACCCTAATGCAAGGGGACTACCCCCCGCAGTTGAGCTACACCGAGTTGGCGGCCAAGGGCGGAGGCCTGGCGCTGCCCTACTTCAACGGCGCAGGCCCCGGCACCGTGCAGAAGGGCCGACCCCGGAAAAGGAAGAGCCCTGCCCTCGGGGTGGACATCGTCAATTACAGCTCAG CAGGCTGTAATGAAAATGAGGCGGACCACCTGGACCGAGACCAGCAGCCTTACCCTCCCTCACAGAAGACCAAGCGCATGCGCACCTCCTTCAAGCATCACCAGCTCCGCACCATGAAATCCTACTTTGCTATCAATCACAACCCGGATGCCAAGGACCTCAAACAGCTTGCCCAGAAAACAGGACTGACCAAGAGAGTTCTGCAG GTTTGGTTCCAAAACGCAAGAGCCAAATTCAGAAGGAATCTTTTGCGGCAGGAGAATGGGGGTGTCGATAAAGCCGATGGCACCTCGCTTCCAGCACAGCCCTCGGCAGACAGCGGCGCTCTCACTCCACCGGGCACTGCGACCACTTTAACAGACCTGACCAATCCCACTATCACTGTAGTGACATCCGTGACCTCTAACTTGGACAGCCACGAATCCGGAAGCCCCTCACAAACTACCTTAACGAACCTTTTCTaa
- the LHX9 gene encoding LIM/homeobox protein Lhx9 isoform X6, producing MEIVGCHRSRREAEENTCPFRPPAMLFHGISGGHIQGIMEEMERRSKTESRLAKGGQMNGREASLPPSSPEKPALCAGCGGKISDRYYLLAVDKQWHLRCLKCCECKLALESELTCFAKDGSIYCKEDYYRRFSVQRCARCHLGISASEMVMRAREAVYHLSCFTCTTCTKTLTTGDHFGMKDNLVYCRAHFETLMQGDYPPQLSYTELAAKGGGLALPYFNGAGPGTVQKGRPRKRKSPALGVDIVNYSSGCNENEADHLDRDQQPYPPSQKTKRMRTSFKHHQLRTMKSYFAINHNPDAKDLKQLAQKTGLTKRVLQGEQILGHYSQTSRRLKIP from the exons ATGGAAATAGTGGGGTGCCACCGAAGCCGCCGGGAAGCAGAAGAAAATACTTGTCCTTTCCGTCCCCCAGCCATGCTTTTCCACGGGATCTCCGGAGGCCATATCCAAGGgatcatggaggagatggagaggagatccAAGACGGAATCCCGCCTGGCCAAAGGAGGGCAGATGAACGGCAGAGAAGCG AGCTTGCCCCCTTCGAGTCCCGAAAAGCCTGCTTTGTGCGCTGGTTGTGGAGGGAAGATCTCAGACAGATATTACCTGCTGGCTGTGGACAAACAATGGCACCTCAGGTGTCTTAAATGCTGTGAATGtaaactggctttggagtcagagctcacctGCTTTGCCAAGGATGGTAGCATTTACTGCAAGGAGGATTATTACAG AAGGTTCTCCGTGCAGAGATGTGCCCGCTGCCACCTTGGCATTTCCGCCTCCGAGATGGTCATGAGGGCCCGGGAGGCCGTCTATCACCTGAGCTGCTTCACCTGCACCACCTGCACCAAGACCCTGACCACCGGCGACCACTTCGGCATGAAGGACAACCTGGTGTACTGCCGGGCCCACTTCGAGACCCTAATGCAAGGGGACTACCCCCCGCAGTTGAGCTACACCGAGTTGGCGGCCAAGGGCGGAGGCCTGGCGCTGCCCTACTTCAACGGCGCAGGCCCCGGCACCGTGCAGAAGGGCCGACCCCGGAAAAGGAAGAGCCCTGCCCTCGGGGTGGACATCGTCAATTACAGCTCAG GCTGTAATGAAAATGAGGCGGACCACCTGGACCGAGACCAGCAGCCTTACCCTCCCTCACAGAAGACCAAGCGCATGCGCACCTCCTTCAAGCATCACCAGCTCCGCACCATGAAATCCTACTTTGCTATCAATCACAACCCGGATGCCAAGGACCTCAAACAGCTTGCCCAGAAAACAGGACTGACCAAGAGAGTTCTGCAG GGAGAACAAATCTTGGGGCATTACAGCCAAACATCCCGACGTTTGAAAATTCCCTAA
- the LHX9 gene encoding LIM/homeobox protein Lhx9 isoform X3, translating into MEIVGCHRSRREAEENTCPFRPPAMLFHGISGGHIQGIMEEMERRSKTESRLAKGGQMNGREASLPPSSPEKPALCAGCGGKISDRYYLLAVDKQWHLRCLKCCECKLALESELTCFAKDGSIYCKEDYYRFSVQRCARCHLGISASEMVMRAREAVYHLSCFTCTTCTKTLTTGDHFGMKDNLVYCRAHFETLMQGDYPPQLSYTELAAKGGGLALPYFNGAGPGTVQKGRPRKRKSPALGVDIVNYSSAGCNENEADHLDRDQQPYPPSQKTKRMRTSFKHHQLRTMKSYFAINHNPDAKDLKQLAQKTGLTKRVLQVWFQNARAKFRRNLLRQENGGVDKADGTSLPAQPSADSGALTPPGTATTLTDLTNPTITVVTSVTSNLDSHESGSPSQTTLTNLF; encoded by the exons ATGGAAATAGTGGGGTGCCACCGAAGCCGCCGGGAAGCAGAAGAAAATACTTGTCCTTTCCGTCCCCCAGCCATGCTTTTCCACGGGATCTCCGGAGGCCATATCCAAGGgatcatggaggagatggagaggagatccAAGACGGAATCCCGCCTGGCCAAAGGAGGGCAGATGAACGGCAGAGAAGCG AGCTTGCCCCCTTCGAGTCCCGAAAAGCCTGCTTTGTGCGCTGGTTGTGGAGGGAAGATCTCAGACAGATATTACCTGCTGGCTGTGGACAAACAATGGCACCTCAGGTGTCTTAAATGCTGTGAATGtaaactggctttggagtcagagctcacctGCTTTGCCAAGGATGGTAGCATTTACTGCAAGGAGGATTATTACAG GTTCTCCGTGCAGAGATGTGCCCGCTGCCACCTTGGCATTTCCGCCTCCGAGATGGTCATGAGGGCCCGGGAGGCCGTCTATCACCTGAGCTGCTTCACCTGCACCACCTGCACCAAGACCCTGACCACCGGCGACCACTTCGGCATGAAGGACAACCTGGTGTACTGCCGGGCCCACTTCGAGACCCTAATGCAAGGGGACTACCCCCCGCAGTTGAGCTACACCGAGTTGGCGGCCAAGGGCGGAGGCCTGGCGCTGCCCTACTTCAACGGCGCAGGCCCCGGCACCGTGCAGAAGGGCCGACCCCGGAAAAGGAAGAGCCCTGCCCTCGGGGTGGACATCGTCAATTACAGCTCAG CAGGCTGTAATGAAAATGAGGCGGACCACCTGGACCGAGACCAGCAGCCTTACCCTCCCTCACAGAAGACCAAGCGCATGCGCACCTCCTTCAAGCATCACCAGCTCCGCACCATGAAATCCTACTTTGCTATCAATCACAACCCGGATGCCAAGGACCTCAAACAGCTTGCCCAGAAAACAGGACTGACCAAGAGAGTTCTGCAG GTTTGGTTCCAAAACGCAAGAGCCAAATTCAGAAGGAATCTTTTGCGGCAGGAGAATGGGGGTGTCGATAAAGCCGATGGCACCTCGCTTCCAGCACAGCCCTCGGCAGACAGCGGCGCTCTCACTCCACCGGGCACTGCGACCACTTTAACAGACCTGACCAATCCCACTATCACTGTAGTGACATCCGTGACCTCTAACTTGGACAGCCACGAATCCGGAAGCCCCTCACAAACTACCTTAACGAACCTTTTCTaa
- the LHX9 gene encoding LIM/homeobox protein Lhx9 isoform X1 — MEIVGCHRSRREAEENTCPFRPPAMLFHGISGGHIQGIMEEMERRSKTESRLAKGGQMNGREASLPPSSPEKPALCAGCGGKISDRYYLLAVDKQWHLRCLKCCECKLALESELTCFAKDGSIYCKEDYYRRFSVQRCARCHLGISASEMVMRAREAVYHLSCFTCTTCTKTLTTGDHFGMKDNLVYCRAHFETLMQGDYPPQLSYTELAAKGGGLALPYFNGAGPGTVQKGRPRKRKSPALGVDIVNYSSAGCNENEADHLDRDQQPYPPSQKTKRMRTSFKHHQLRTMKSYFAINHNPDAKDLKQLAQKTGLTKRVLQVWFQNARAKFRRNLLRQENGGVDKADGTSLPAQPSADSGALTPPGTATTLTDLTNPTITVVTSVTSNLDSHESGSPSQTTLTNLF, encoded by the exons ATGGAAATAGTGGGGTGCCACCGAAGCCGCCGGGAAGCAGAAGAAAATACTTGTCCTTTCCGTCCCCCAGCCATGCTTTTCCACGGGATCTCCGGAGGCCATATCCAAGGgatcatggaggagatggagaggagatccAAGACGGAATCCCGCCTGGCCAAAGGAGGGCAGATGAACGGCAGAGAAGCG AGCTTGCCCCCTTCGAGTCCCGAAAAGCCTGCTTTGTGCGCTGGTTGTGGAGGGAAGATCTCAGACAGATATTACCTGCTGGCTGTGGACAAACAATGGCACCTCAGGTGTCTTAAATGCTGTGAATGtaaactggctttggagtcagagctcacctGCTTTGCCAAGGATGGTAGCATTTACTGCAAGGAGGATTATTACAG AAGGTTCTCCGTGCAGAGATGTGCCCGCTGCCACCTTGGCATTTCCGCCTCCGAGATGGTCATGAGGGCCCGGGAGGCCGTCTATCACCTGAGCTGCTTCACCTGCACCACCTGCACCAAGACCCTGACCACCGGCGACCACTTCGGCATGAAGGACAACCTGGTGTACTGCCGGGCCCACTTCGAGACCCTAATGCAAGGGGACTACCCCCCGCAGTTGAGCTACACCGAGTTGGCGGCCAAGGGCGGAGGCCTGGCGCTGCCCTACTTCAACGGCGCAGGCCCCGGCACCGTGCAGAAGGGCCGACCCCGGAAAAGGAAGAGCCCTGCCCTCGGGGTGGACATCGTCAATTACAGCTCAG CAGGCTGTAATGAAAATGAGGCGGACCACCTGGACCGAGACCAGCAGCCTTACCCTCCCTCACAGAAGACCAAGCGCATGCGCACCTCCTTCAAGCATCACCAGCTCCGCACCATGAAATCCTACTTTGCTATCAATCACAACCCGGATGCCAAGGACCTCAAACAGCTTGCCCAGAAAACAGGACTGACCAAGAGAGTTCTGCAG GTTTGGTTCCAAAACGCAAGAGCCAAATTCAGAAGGAATCTTTTGCGGCAGGAGAATGGGGGTGTCGATAAAGCCGATGGCACCTCGCTTCCAGCACAGCCCTCGGCAGACAGCGGCGCTCTCACTCCACCGGGCACTGCGACCACTTTAACAGACCTGACCAATCCCACTATCACTGTAGTGACATCCGTGACCTCTAACTTGGACAGCCACGAATCCGGAAGCCCCTCACAAACTACCTTAACGAACCTTTTCTaa
- the LHX9 gene encoding LIM/homeobox protein Lhx9 isoform X2: MEIVGCHRSRREAEENTCPFRPPAMLFHGISGGHIQGIMEEMERRSKTESRLAKGGQMNGREASLPPSSPEKPALCAGCGGKISDRYYLLAVDKQWHLRCLKCCECKLALESELTCFAKDGSIYCKEDYYRRFSVQRCARCHLGISASEMVMRAREAVYHLSCFTCTTCTKTLTTGDHFGMKDNLVYCRAHFETLMQGDYPPQLSYTELAAKGGGLALPYFNGAGPGTVQKGRPRKRKSPALGVDIVNYSSGCNENEADHLDRDQQPYPPSQKTKRMRTSFKHHQLRTMKSYFAINHNPDAKDLKQLAQKTGLTKRVLQVWFQNARAKFRRNLLRQENGGVDKADGTSLPAQPSADSGALTPPGTATTLTDLTNPTITVVTSVTSNLDSHESGSPSQTTLTNLF; this comes from the exons ATGGAAATAGTGGGGTGCCACCGAAGCCGCCGGGAAGCAGAAGAAAATACTTGTCCTTTCCGTCCCCCAGCCATGCTTTTCCACGGGATCTCCGGAGGCCATATCCAAGGgatcatggaggagatggagaggagatccAAGACGGAATCCCGCCTGGCCAAAGGAGGGCAGATGAACGGCAGAGAAGCG AGCTTGCCCCCTTCGAGTCCCGAAAAGCCTGCTTTGTGCGCTGGTTGTGGAGGGAAGATCTCAGACAGATATTACCTGCTGGCTGTGGACAAACAATGGCACCTCAGGTGTCTTAAATGCTGTGAATGtaaactggctttggagtcagagctcacctGCTTTGCCAAGGATGGTAGCATTTACTGCAAGGAGGATTATTACAG AAGGTTCTCCGTGCAGAGATGTGCCCGCTGCCACCTTGGCATTTCCGCCTCCGAGATGGTCATGAGGGCCCGGGAGGCCGTCTATCACCTGAGCTGCTTCACCTGCACCACCTGCACCAAGACCCTGACCACCGGCGACCACTTCGGCATGAAGGACAACCTGGTGTACTGCCGGGCCCACTTCGAGACCCTAATGCAAGGGGACTACCCCCCGCAGTTGAGCTACACCGAGTTGGCGGCCAAGGGCGGAGGCCTGGCGCTGCCCTACTTCAACGGCGCAGGCCCCGGCACCGTGCAGAAGGGCCGACCCCGGAAAAGGAAGAGCCCTGCCCTCGGGGTGGACATCGTCAATTACAGCTCAG GCTGTAATGAAAATGAGGCGGACCACCTGGACCGAGACCAGCAGCCTTACCCTCCCTCACAGAAGACCAAGCGCATGCGCACCTCCTTCAAGCATCACCAGCTCCGCACCATGAAATCCTACTTTGCTATCAATCACAACCCGGATGCCAAGGACCTCAAACAGCTTGCCCAGAAAACAGGACTGACCAAGAGAGTTCTGCAG GTTTGGTTCCAAAACGCAAGAGCCAAATTCAGAAGGAATCTTTTGCGGCAGGAGAATGGGGGTGTCGATAAAGCCGATGGCACCTCGCTTCCAGCACAGCCCTCGGCAGACAGCGGCGCTCTCACTCCACCGGGCACTGCGACCACTTTAACAGACCTGACCAATCCCACTATCACTGTAGTGACATCCGTGACCTCTAACTTGGACAGCCACGAATCCGGAAGCCCCTCACAAACTACCTTAACGAACCTTTTCTaa
- the LHX9 gene encoding LIM/homeobox protein Lhx9 isoform X5, which produces MEIVGCHRSRREAEENTCPFRPPAMLFHGISGGHIQGIMEEMERRSKTESRLAKGGQMNGREASLPPSSPEKPALCAGCGGKISDRYYLLAVDKQWHLRCLKCCECKLALESELTCFAKDGSIYCKEDYYRRFSVQRCARCHLGISASEMVMRAREAVYHLSCFTCTTCTKTLTTGDHFGMKDNLVYCRAHFETLMQGDYPPQLSYTELAAKGGGLALPYFNGAGPGTVQKGRPRKRKSPALGVDIVNYSSAGCNENEADHLDRDQQPYPPSQKTKRMRTSFKHHQLRTMKSYFAINHNPDAKDLKQLAQKTGLTKRVLQGEQILGHYSQTSRRLKIP; this is translated from the exons ATGGAAATAGTGGGGTGCCACCGAAGCCGCCGGGAAGCAGAAGAAAATACTTGTCCTTTCCGTCCCCCAGCCATGCTTTTCCACGGGATCTCCGGAGGCCATATCCAAGGgatcatggaggagatggagaggagatccAAGACGGAATCCCGCCTGGCCAAAGGAGGGCAGATGAACGGCAGAGAAGCG AGCTTGCCCCCTTCGAGTCCCGAAAAGCCTGCTTTGTGCGCTGGTTGTGGAGGGAAGATCTCAGACAGATATTACCTGCTGGCTGTGGACAAACAATGGCACCTCAGGTGTCTTAAATGCTGTGAATGtaaactggctttggagtcagagctcacctGCTTTGCCAAGGATGGTAGCATTTACTGCAAGGAGGATTATTACAG AAGGTTCTCCGTGCAGAGATGTGCCCGCTGCCACCTTGGCATTTCCGCCTCCGAGATGGTCATGAGGGCCCGGGAGGCCGTCTATCACCTGAGCTGCTTCACCTGCACCACCTGCACCAAGACCCTGACCACCGGCGACCACTTCGGCATGAAGGACAACCTGGTGTACTGCCGGGCCCACTTCGAGACCCTAATGCAAGGGGACTACCCCCCGCAGTTGAGCTACACCGAGTTGGCGGCCAAGGGCGGAGGCCTGGCGCTGCCCTACTTCAACGGCGCAGGCCCCGGCACCGTGCAGAAGGGCCGACCCCGGAAAAGGAAGAGCCCTGCCCTCGGGGTGGACATCGTCAATTACAGCTCAG CAGGCTGTAATGAAAATGAGGCGGACCACCTGGACCGAGACCAGCAGCCTTACCCTCCCTCACAGAAGACCAAGCGCATGCGCACCTCCTTCAAGCATCACCAGCTCCGCACCATGAAATCCTACTTTGCTATCAATCACAACCCGGATGCCAAGGACCTCAAACAGCTTGCCCAGAAAACAGGACTGACCAAGAGAGTTCTGCAG GGAGAACAAATCTTGGGGCATTACAGCCAAACATCCCGACGTTTGAAAATTCCCTAA